The genomic stretch CTACACCGCCCCCGAGAAGTACCTCGAAACCGAACTCGCGGAGGAACTCCACCGGGAGGTCGACCTCCTCGAAGACCTCGAAGACGGCGACGTCGATCCCGAACGCATCGCCGCGCGCCTCGAATCGGTCCGCGAGCTGCTCGGGGAGTTCGACGACCGGGGAACGACCATCGGCGCAAAGGAGATCGACGGCCGGCATATCGTCGAACTCCCGATCGCCTCCTTTTCGAACGTCAAACCGTTCGAGGAGCTGATCCTCTTCAAGCTCGGCGAGGACGGCGAGTTCGAGAGCGTCAGCGAACTCGCCGAGGCGCTCGCGAGCGAACTCTCCGAGGAGTATACCGACAGCTTCCGCTCGAAGGTGATCTACAACGTCGACCGGCTGGGCCCGAACGGGAAGGGCTACGTCGAGCGCGATCCCCACGGGAAGTCCTACCGGACCCGGCTCTCGCGCATCGGCGAGCTGTGGGTGCGCGCCCACACCAGCGCGGAGTGACCCGCCCGTCGTCACTCGGCTCGTGCCTTTTCAGCCCGCGTCGCGAGCGCAAAGAAGGAAATCCAGATCGTGAGCATGGTCGCCCCGAGCGCGGCGACCCGAAACGCGGTCGTGTTCCAGACGAGTTCGACCGCCATCGGATCGGCGAAGGGAAGGGTGGTGTGGTGGGGGTCCCCGAGGATCGGGACGAAGTAGTCCACCGCGAGGTCGAAGCTGTACCAGGCCAGCGCCGCAGCGATCGCCGGGATCGAGAAGTCGCTGTAGCGGTGGATCAGGAAGGCCTGGGCGACCATCCCGAGGTGGCTCGCAAGGAGGAAGGCGTACATCGGCAGCGGGGTCTGGGCGAGGAAGGCGTCGTTGAACGAGAGGAGGACGAACGGGGTCCAGAGCCCGAGCTTGATGTTGCCGAAGAAGGCGAGCATGTCGACGAGTTCGTTCCGGCGGTCGAGCTTCCAGAGCGCGAGGCTCAACGCGATGAACAGCGTCGCGAGCGGGCTGTCTGGCACCCACGGCCACATCGATACTGGCGTGCCCGCGAACTGGAAGCGGTAGTACCAGAAACCGAAGGCCGTTCCTGCCACGTTTATCGCGACGATGAGCCACGCGTAGCGAAGCGCGAGGTCCTCCAGCCGACGGGGGAGGGGAGCGAGCCACGCGGGGAGTGTCGGCCCGGTCATTATCACGAGGAGCGGCGGAGTGAACCAAAGACCTGCCGGTTCCCCACGACCCACACCGATTTACCCCGAGGGATCAGACTCGCCGTATGGACGACAGAGAGACACTGGTGATGACACCGGGGCCGACCGCACTACCCGAGAGCGTTCGGGAGGCGATGACCCGGCCGATACAGAACCCCGACGTCGAACCCGAGTTCACCGAGTTCTATCGTGATCTCCTCGACGAACTCGGGCGGGTCTATGGCACCG from Halalkalicoccus subterraneus encodes the following:
- a CDS encoding HFX_2341 family transcriptional regulator, producing the protein MQTHIVPVGFDYDRLIAPLVRDQLDVDRVLLIEGAVGSEANVEYSKHLSKKLEADFRNLLGAETERLALGDVYDYDAAFEQAYRLIDAELDAGNEVWVNVSAMPRTVSFAIATAANSLMVEREAERRNVHTYYTAPEKYLETELAEELHREVDLLEDLEDGDVDPERIAARLESVRELLGEFDDRGTTIGAKEIDGRHIVELPIASFSNVKPFEELILFKLGEDGEFESVSELAEALASELSEEYTDSFRSKVIYNVDRLGPNGKGYVERDPHGKSYRTRLSRIGELWVRAHTSAE
- a CDS encoding DUF1405 domain-containing protein; this translates as MTGPTLPAWLAPLPRRLEDLALRYAWLIVAINVAGTAFGFWYYRFQFAGTPVSMWPWVPDSPLATLFIALSLALWKLDRRNELVDMLAFFGNIKLGLWTPFVLLSFNDAFLAQTPLPMYAFLLASHLGMVAQAFLIHRYSDFSIPAIAAALAWYSFDLAVDYFVPILGDPHHTTLPFADPMAVELVWNTTAFRVAALGATMLTIWISFFALATRAEKARAE